One genomic segment of Occultella kanbiaonis includes these proteins:
- a CDS encoding carbohydrate ABC transporter permease produces MPSPTVTEAPTAAPEQPAARATTRSGRKAIPFEQANRRLKWALLTPALGFVALMIIFPLVFTLNLSLTDAFGAVNANNAYIGLQNFIDALTDTRRFWPAVWRTVYFTVGAVLLQTVLGLALAMLMRKAFRGIEIVRTILMVPLLATPVAIGILWLLILDPTNGIANHLLGFVGIPPQEFLGSVSQSLPTLMLIDVWQWTPMMTILLLAGLSTLPEEPEEAALMDGANAWQRFRYIILPMLRTTLLTALVLRGVDALKTFDIIYATKGPGGGSAFEAETLNVYAYGLTFDYQEYGLASAVLVLFTIFIVAVVVLLRRRTGRTSA; encoded by the coding sequence ATGCCGTCCCCCACCGTCACCGAAGCCCCCACTGCGGCGCCCGAGCAACCCGCCGCGCGCGCCACCACCCGCAGCGGACGCAAGGCGATCCCGTTCGAGCAGGCGAACCGCCGCCTGAAGTGGGCGCTGCTCACGCCGGCCCTCGGCTTCGTCGCGCTGATGATCATCTTCCCGTTGGTGTTCACCCTGAACCTCAGCCTCACCGACGCGTTCGGCGCGGTGAACGCGAACAACGCCTACATCGGCCTGCAGAACTTCATCGACGCTCTCACCGACACCCGCCGGTTCTGGCCGGCCGTCTGGCGCACCGTGTACTTCACGGTCGGCGCCGTGCTCCTGCAGACGGTGCTCGGCCTCGCCCTGGCGATGCTGATGCGCAAGGCGTTCCGCGGCATCGAGATCGTCCGGACCATCCTGATGGTCCCGCTGCTGGCCACCCCGGTCGCGATCGGCATCCTCTGGCTGCTCATCCTCGACCCCACGAACGGCATCGCGAACCACCTGCTCGGCTTCGTCGGCATCCCACCGCAGGAGTTCCTCGGCTCGGTCAGCCAGTCGCTGCCCACCCTGATGCTCATCGACGTGTGGCAGTGGACCCCGATGATGACCATCCTCCTCCTCGCCGGGTTGTCCACGCTGCCGGAGGAGCCCGAGGAGGCCGCACTGATGGACGGGGCCAACGCCTGGCAGCGGTTCCGCTACATCATCCTGCCGATGCTGCGGACGACCCTGCTCACCGCCCTGGTCCTGCGCGGTGTCGACGCGCTCAAGACGTTCGACATCATCTACGCCACCAAGGGCCCCGGCGGCGGCTCCGCGTTCGAGGCCGAGACCCTGAACGTGTACGCCTACGGCCTCACCTTCGACTACCAGGAGTACGGGCTCGCGTCGGCCGTGCTGGTCCTGTTCACCATCTTCATCGTCGCCGTCGTGGTGCTGCTGCGCCGCCGCACCGGAAGGACCTCTGCATGA
- a CDS encoding carbohydrate ABC transporter permease, which translates to MSTVSTVGTTSVPSGTRRPTAVPRRRGRRRRLWGWLRGVTIAVVCLIVALPIIWMIAAAFKTNVQVTDPNVGLIFSPTLENFRSAFADGAILGSMLNSLIVGVLSTAISAVLAVPAAWAVGRFSMGRTGSLVLVARIVPAISLLVPWYYLFAQLGLVGSYTVLVLSHMFVAVPLILWIMIGFFEGLPIELEEAARTDGLSAFGSFLRIALPLAAPGTAAAAVLAFIGSWNNFMFALILADEDTMTMPVTLFNFISYASTDWGGLMAAATLMTVPVILAAVFGQRYLVAGLTAGATKG; encoded by the coding sequence ATGAGCACCGTGAGCACCGTGGGCACGACGTCCGTGCCGTCCGGCACCCGACGCCCGACGGCGGTGCCTCGCCGCCGTGGTCGGCGGCGCCGCCTCTGGGGTTGGCTACGTGGCGTGACGATCGCCGTGGTCTGTCTCATCGTGGCGCTTCCGATCATCTGGATGATCGCGGCCGCGTTCAAGACGAACGTGCAGGTGACGGACCCGAACGTGGGGCTGATCTTCTCCCCCACCCTGGAGAACTTCCGCAGCGCGTTCGCCGACGGCGCGATCCTCGGCTCGATGCTGAACTCGCTGATCGTCGGGGTGCTGTCCACGGCCATCAGTGCGGTGCTGGCCGTGCCGGCCGCGTGGGCGGTCGGCCGGTTCTCGATGGGCCGGACCGGGTCACTCGTCCTGGTCGCCCGGATCGTCCCGGCCATCTCACTGCTGGTGCCCTGGTACTACCTGTTCGCCCAGCTCGGGCTGGTGGGCAGCTACACGGTGCTGGTCCTGAGCCACATGTTCGTCGCGGTCCCGCTGATCCTGTGGATCATGATCGGCTTCTTCGAGGGTCTGCCGATCGAACTCGAGGAGGCCGCCCGCACCGACGGTCTGAGTGCGTTCGGGTCGTTCCTGCGGATCGCGCTGCCGCTCGCCGCGCCGGGCACCGCGGCGGCCGCCGTGCTCGCCTTCATCGGGAGCTGGAACAACTTCATGTTCGCGCTGATCCTGGCCGACGAGGACACCATGACGATGCCCGTCACGCTGTTCAACTTCATCTCCTACGCCAGCACGGACTGGGGTGGCCTGATGGCCGCCGCCACGCTCATGACGGTGCCGGTCATCCTGGCCGCCGTGTTCGGCCAGCGCTACCTCGTGGCTGGGCTCACCGCCGGCGCCACGAAGGGCTGA